A region from the Kineothrix sp. IPX-CK genome encodes:
- a CDS encoding helix-turn-helix transcriptional regulator produces the protein MVRLRILQILSEQEHTKYWLYKQMDLSYQNFNRMVTNQTSSIRFDNLDKLSKILDCPVGDLFEAIEDVNTK, from the coding sequence ATGGTACGCTTGCGCATATTGCAAATATTATCTGAGCAGGAGCATACGAAGTATTGGCTATACAAACAAATGGATTTAAGCTATCAAAACTTTAACCGCATGGTTACGAACCAAACTTCGTCTATAAGGTTTGATAATCTTGACAAATTAAGCAAAATATTAGATTGTCCTGTTGGGGATTTATTCGAGGCAATAGAAGACGTAA
- a CDS encoding methyl-accepting chemotaxis protein, with amino-acid sequence MTVQKENKKPKKQAGEFRTLFAKILTTIGGPVILSYLIVGIIIVGIVVASVTRLSENELSAQSLAASNEVEGYFARYQEITEQLSLNTQMEMLFTEVTPGKNIDQAGNFKAAYETLINIEEANSDSILSVWMADVDSSQIAQSDGSVLNTGWDITTRSWYIELLEKNKTIMTEPYEDSFTKKQIVSVVSPVYKSGTSEIIGAAGLDFVLEGLAETVGSYTLRNTGFYIMTTGTGQIIYHPAAEYVNLNVSETDMSENFKNAILSGSMGRINYTSHGIANHGYLEPIGDTGWIMATGLPNTEFNQEYLVVVGTLLVIFLLAILCIFLMILMVSKSIVKPIKELTDTANLIAEGNLDIEAKVSTKDEVGQMGEAINRTVVQLRRYIAYIQEIASVLGTMAAGDMRIHLEQDYVGEFAAIRKAFEEISASLNHTLSTIRLSVTQVSSSSEQVSGGAQALASGSTEQAATVEELNASSTEIARQAEENLNLVKTTTEQLKNTANRLNVGNQRMVQLTAAMVDIESSANQIADITKVIDGIASQTNLLSLNAAIEAARAGEAGKGFAVVADEVRDLAQKSAEAAKQTVQLLQNSLKDVETGTKIAEETARFLQEVEVDTLKVVEGISRIEEVSADQTISIDQIREGLNQVSAVIQNNAATAEENSATSEEMASQAALLNEEVGKFKLQ; translated from the coding sequence ATGACTGTACAAAAAGAAAATAAGAAACCCAAAAAACAGGCAGGAGAATTCCGGACACTTTTTGCAAAGATCCTCACTACCATCGGAGGTCCTGTAATACTTTCCTATTTAATTGTAGGAATCATTATTGTAGGTATTGTGGTCGCTTCCGTAACCCGTTTGAGTGAAAATGAACTGAGTGCCCAGTCGCTGGCGGCATCTAATGAAGTGGAGGGATATTTTGCAAGATATCAGGAAATTACGGAGCAGCTTTCCTTAAATACTCAGATGGAAATGTTGTTTACTGAAGTTACACCGGGTAAGAACATTGATCAGGCCGGCAATTTCAAAGCGGCATATGAAACTCTTATAAATATCGAAGAAGCGAATTCCGACAGCATACTGTCCGTTTGGATGGCAGATGTTGATTCCAGTCAGATTGCGCAGTCGGACGGTTCTGTTTTAAATACCGGATGGGATATTACGACACGATCCTGGTACATAGAACTTCTTGAAAAAAATAAAACCATTATGACCGAGCCCTATGAAGACAGTTTTACGAAAAAGCAGATCGTCAGCGTGGTTTCACCCGTATATAAATCGGGTACATCGGAAATTATAGGTGCGGCGGGATTGGACTTCGTCTTGGAAGGCCTGGCGGAGACTGTTGGAAGCTATACGTTGAGAAATACGGGATTTTACATTATGACAACCGGTACAGGACAGATTATTTACCATCCGGCGGCAGAATATGTTAATCTTAATGTTTCAGAAACGGATATGTCGGAAAATTTTAAAAATGCAATTCTATCAGGCTCAATGGGACGTATAAATTATACCTCTCACGGAATTGCTAACCATGGTTATCTGGAACCGATAGGAGATACGGGGTGGATAATGGCCACGGGACTTCCGAACACGGAGTTTAATCAGGAATACTTAGTGGTGGTGGGAACGCTGTTGGTTATATTCCTTTTGGCTATCCTTTGCATTTTCCTTATGATTTTGATGGTTTCGAAGTCGATAGTAAAGCCGATTAAGGAACTGACTGATACGGCGAATCTTATTGCAGAGGGAAATCTGGATATTGAAGCCAAGGTATCTACGAAAGACGAAGTGGGGCAGATGGGAGAGGCTATTAACCGTACAGTTGTACAGTTAAGGCGTTACATTGCATATATACAAGAGATTGCTTCTGTTTTGGGAACTATGGCGGCAGGAGACATGCGTATTCATTTGGAGCAGGATTATGTGGGAGAATTTGCTGCTATCAGAAAGGCATTTGAAGAAATATCGGCTTCCTTGAATCATACTCTGTCAACAATCCGCTTGTCTGTCACACAGGTAAGCAGCAGCTCGGAACAAGTTTCCGGCGGCGCACAGGCACTTGCTTCCGGCTCCACGGAACAGGCTGCTACGGTGGAGGAATTGAATGCATCTTCTACTGAAATCGCAAGGCAGGCGGAGGAGAATCTGAATCTGGTCAAAACAACTACCGAACAGTTGAAGAATACCGCGAATCGTTTGAATGTTGGCAACCAGCGTATGGTGCAGCTAACTGCAGCTATGGTGGACATCGAATCCTCTGCCAATCAGATCGCGGATATTACCAAAGTTATTGATGGAATAGCTTCCCAGACAAACCTACTGTCTTTGAATGCAGCTATTGAAGCAGCCAGAGCCGGTGAAGCGGGAAAAGGGTTTGCTGTTGTGGCGGATGAAGTGCGTGATTTGGCTCAAAAATCTGCAGAGGCGGCCAAGCAGACAGTACAGCTTCTCCAGAATTCTTTGAAAGATGTGGAAACAGGTACAAAAATAGCGGAAGAAACGGCGCGGTTCTTACAGGAAGTTGAAGTGGATACTTTGAAAGTGGTAGAAGGTATTTCCAGAATTGAAGAGGTATCTGCCGACCAGACGATTTCAATCGATCAGATAAGAGAGGGGCTCAATCAAGTATCGGCAGTTATACAGAATAATGCGGCAACCGCGGAAGAGAACTCGGCAACAAGCGAGGAAATGGCTTCGCAGGCAGCTCTTCTGAATGAGGAGGTCGGTAAGTTTAAACTGCAATAA
- a CDS encoding alpha/beta hydrolase: MKFYCYGAEGLPVVMLIHGGGNSKWMFERAARLMKDKYRIIVPELDGHGEEHAIMYMSTREEAEKIIRYIDENLGGRLFCIAGASLGSQIAMEILGKRPRIAERAFLESGICRPKKALARLMSRRMIDAMEKMYQWKWLVRLQCKYSGWPMEIADKITEDVKAVSADSNYNLYRTYFSYELPGGLRQTTAKVLVICGSKESRAMKAEIRYAASQIPGSQTDVFEGCGHCGCSLGNPRAYADKLQGFMES; encoded by the coding sequence ATGAAATTTTACTGTTATGGGGCTGAAGGACTGCCCGTCGTTATGCTCATTCACGGAGGCGGTAATTCAAAGTGGATGTTTGAACGGGCTGCCAGGCTGATGAAAGATAAATATCGGATAATCGTTCCTGAACTGGACGGACATGGAGAAGAGCATGCCATTATGTATATGTCGACAAGAGAGGAAGCAGAGAAGATCATCCGGTATATCGATGAGAATCTGGGCGGCCGGCTATTTTGCATTGCGGGGGCTTCTTTGGGAAGTCAGATAGCGATGGAGATTCTGGGCAAAAGGCCCCGGATAGCTGAGCGGGCATTTTTAGAGAGCGGGATCTGCCGCCCTAAGAAGGCCCTGGCAAGGCTGATGTCACGGAGGATGATTGACGCCATGGAGAAAATGTATCAATGGAAATGGCTTGTGAGACTTCAATGCAAATACAGCGGATGGCCTATGGAGATAGCCGATAAGATTACCGAAGATGTGAAAGCCGTAAGTGCGGACAGCAACTATAACTTGTACCGGACGTATTTTAGCTACGAGCTGCCGGGAGGCCTTCGCCAGACAACGGCAAAGGTCCTTGTCATATGCGGCAGCAAAGAAAGCAGAGCGATGAAAGCAGAAATCCGGTACGCTGCGTCTCAAATACCCGGAAGTCAAACGGATGTGTTTGAAGGCTGCGGCCATTGTGGCTGCAGCCTTGGCAATCCGAGGGCGTATGCAGATAAGCTGCAAGGTTTTATGGAAAGTTAA
- a CDS encoding flavin reductase family protein: MSKISMPISNDFCPQTLFLYGTYKEDGTPNFGLFCWFSYYWDKELGVMACIGGEKLTKDRINATKVFSANLVTEEMLPLADFLGSTDGYRVEKAAHTLETEKGQALNVPVLSCSPVVFELEVVNTMQMDDGSVMLCKIRNVLAEEFLSDASMSVEERIQKIAPISTTCSTYFSWDGKNLGKWGTCFD; encoded by the coding sequence ATGAGTAAAATATCAATGCCCATATCTAACGATTTCTGCCCGCAAACGTTGTTTCTATATGGTACATATAAGGAGGATGGTACGCCGAATTTCGGGCTCTTTTGCTGGTTCAGCTACTACTGGGACAAAGAATTAGGTGTAATGGCATGTATTGGTGGGGAGAAACTTACGAAAGATAGGATCAATGCAACAAAAGTATTTTCTGCGAATCTAGTGACAGAGGAAATGCTGCCTCTTGCGGACTTTTTGGGATCGACCGACGGATACCGTGTGGAGAAAGCGGCTCATACGCTGGAGACAGAAAAAGGACAGGCCCTGAATGTTCCTGTCTTATCATGCAGCCCTGTAGTCTTTGAATTGGAAGTCGTCAACACCATGCAAATGGACGATGGTTCAGTGATGCTATGTAAAATTAGGAATGTTCTCGCCGAAGAATTTCTAAGTGATGCGAGCATGAGCGTGGAGGAGCGGATCCAAAAGATCGCACCTATCAGTACTACCTGCTCCACTTATTTTTCATGGGACGGGAAGAATCTCGGGAAATGGGGGACCTGCTTCGATTAA
- a CDS encoding MarR family transcriptional regulator: MDTQGGFLITQIKQIGGRIFEKILSEENIDEFNGAQGKILYVLWQTDRISIAELATQVGLANTTLTSMLDRMAEADLIMRVPDEADRRKNLIVLTEKARGLQEKYEQVSRRMNEIYYKGFTEQEIIQLEKQLTRILKNLKEVN; this comes from the coding sequence ATGGACACACAAGGAGGATTTTTAATTACACAAATAAAACAGATTGGAGGGCGAATCTTCGAAAAAATATTATCCGAAGAAAATATTGATGAATTCAACGGCGCACAAGGAAAAATATTATATGTTCTTTGGCAGACGGACCGCATATCCATCGCAGAATTAGCGACTCAGGTGGGCCTGGCAAATACCACCTTAACCAGCATGCTGGACCGGATGGCTGAAGCGGACTTGATCATGCGCGTTCCGGACGAAGCGGATCGTCGGAAGAATTTGATTGTTTTAACAGAAAAAGCACGAGGATTACAAGAAAAGTACGAGCAGGTTTCCAGGCGGATGAATGAAATTTATTATAAAGGCTTTACCGAACAAGAAATCATTCAACTCGAAAAACAACTAACAAGAATCTTGAAGAATTTGAAGGAGGTAAATTAA
- a CDS encoding endonuclease MutS2: protein MLNTEKILEFNTVKEKLMELAYTDKAKEEIEVLKPYMSESELRARMRETTEARLLLEKAGNPPLTSLRGIGELIQIAEKGGCLTEEQLEKVGISLTGVKRLKDYLNRCKQYDLSIPYYEENLDSLEGIREEIQKNIRDGKVDDYASKLLGDLRRDISLTESKMRDKADNVMRTNKEYMSDSFSTIRNGHICIPVKKEYKLKIAGAVIDKSATGNTIFIEPAAVGRYYEELQGMEIDEENEVRRILYSLTAMLAGVAEIMERNNKTIEKLDFMFAKGKLSLEYKGVQPVINTERRIRLVKGRHPLMDPDINVPLEFEIGNGTNGIVITGPNTGGKTVAIKTVALNCMMAQCGLHVTCKEADICMNDAYLCDIGDGQNISENLSTFSAHITNVLDILNRADKESLVIMDELGSGTDPAEGMGIAVAVLEELKKSGALYLVTTHYPEIKKYADKAEGVVNARMTFDKESLKPLYRMVIGEAGESCAFYIAGKLGMPASMLQRAVKEAYGDNPPEELNIPAGEERVEKAAGAHIRKKKDPANRQTKAMQFRLGDSVMVYPEKKIGIVCQTADEKGVLRVQLQDKKIYINHKRIKLHVAATELYPEDYDFSIIFDSVENRKLRHQMDRKHVEDRSLSIEE from the coding sequence ATGTTGAATACAGAAAAAATATTGGAATTTAATACAGTAAAAGAAAAGCTAATGGAACTGGCATACACGGATAAAGCGAAGGAAGAAATAGAAGTTCTGAAGCCATACATGTCGGAAAGCGAGCTGAGAGCGAGAATGCGGGAGACAACTGAGGCGAGGCTGCTTTTGGAAAAAGCGGGGAATCCACCATTAACATCTTTAAGGGGTATCGGCGAGTTGATACAGATTGCGGAAAAAGGCGGCTGTCTGACGGAAGAACAATTAGAAAAAGTAGGTATTTCACTGACTGGTGTTAAGCGCCTGAAAGATTACTTAAACCGCTGTAAGCAGTACGATTTGAGCATTCCCTATTATGAGGAAAATCTGGATTCACTGGAAGGAATCAGAGAAGAAATACAAAAAAACATCCGTGACGGAAAAGTAGATGATTATGCCTCGAAGCTGCTGGGAGACCTAAGAAGAGATATAAGTCTGACCGAAAGCAAAATGCGCGATAAAGCGGATAACGTAATGCGCACAAATAAGGAATACATGTCGGACAGTTTCAGTACCATACGAAACGGGCATATCTGTATTCCTGTAAAAAAGGAATATAAGCTGAAAATAGCGGGAGCGGTCATAGATAAATCTGCCACCGGAAATACCATATTTATAGAACCGGCTGCGGTGGGACGGTATTATGAAGAGCTTCAGGGAATGGAAATAGATGAAGAGAACGAAGTGAGAAGAATCCTATATTCCCTGACGGCAATGCTTGCGGGTGTGGCAGAAATTATGGAACGGAATAATAAGACGATAGAAAAATTGGACTTCATGTTTGCGAAAGGAAAGCTCAGTCTTGAGTATAAAGGAGTACAGCCTGTTATTAATACCGAAAGAAGAATCCGTCTGGTAAAAGGAAGGCATCCGCTGATGGATCCGGATATCAATGTCCCGTTGGAGTTTGAGATTGGAAACGGTACAAACGGTATTGTGATCACCGGACCGAATACGGGAGGAAAAACAGTAGCGATCAAGACGGTAGCATTAAATTGTATGATGGCCCAGTGTGGACTTCATGTAACCTGTAAAGAAGCAGATATCTGTATGAATGACGCATATTTGTGTGACATCGGGGACGGTCAGAATATTTCAGAGAATCTTTCCACCTTTTCGGCGCATATTACCAATGTTCTGGATATATTGAACAGAGCGGACAAGGAGAGCCTTGTAATTATGGACGAACTGGGTTCCGGCACCGATCCTGCGGAGGGTATGGGAATCGCCGTTGCTGTTTTGGAGGAGCTGAAGAAAAGCGGTGCCCTTTATCTTGTCACAACGCATTATCCCGAAATAAAAAAATATGCGGATAAAGCGGAGGGAGTGGTAAATGCCAGAATGACTTTTGATAAAGAAAGCTTGAAGCCTTTGTACCGGATGGTAATCGGAGAAGCCGGAGAAAGTTGTGCATTCTATATTGCCGGTAAACTGGGCATGCCGGCTTCCATGCTGCAAAGAGCGGTAAAGGAGGCCTATGGAGATAACCCGCCGGAAGAGCTGAATATTCCGGCCGGAGAAGAGAGGGTGGAGAAAGCGGCCGGAGCGCATATACGTAAAAAGAAGGATCCGGCGAACCGTCAGACGAAAGCTATGCAGTTTCGGCTGGGAGACAGTGTCATGGTTTATCCTGAGAAAAAAATTGGAATCGTCTGTCAGACGGCTGATGAAAAGGGAGTGCTGCGCGTACAGCTGCAGGATAAGAAAATTTATATCAACCATAAGCGGATCAAGCTGCATGTGGCGGCGACGGAACTGTATCCGGAGGATTATGACTTTTCCATTATTTTCGATTCGGTGGAAAATCGCAAATTGCGACATCAAATGGACCGGAAGCATGTGGAGGACAGAAGTCTGTCGATAGAAGAGTGA
- a CDS encoding GNAT family N-acetyltransferase, with product MIHEIVSSCVCVIIPNLTRDQRPYAFIENVITDGEHRKKGLATACLNYARDLAVKENCYKLMLLTGAKEESTLRFYEQAGYNRKDKTAFIQWL from the coding sequence ATGATACATGAAATCGTATCTTCATGCGTATGCGTCATCATCCCGAATCTCACCCGCGATCAACGGCCTTATGCGTTCATTGAGAACGTCATTACCGACGGAGAGCATAGAAAAAAGGGGCTGGCGACGGCCTGCCTGAATTATGCGAGAGACTTGGCCGTAAAGGAAAACTGTTATAAACTGATGCTTCTTACCGGAGCGAAGGAAGAAAGCACTCTGAGGTTCTACGAGCAGGCAGGATATAATAGAAAGGATAAGACTGCATTTATTCAATGGCTATAG
- a CDS encoding tRNA-dihydrouridine synthase family protein, producing MNFYFAPMEGITGYIFRNAYNTFFPCIDKYFTPFLSPNQNRGLGSKEMKDILPKNNEGMYVVPQILTNNAEHFIRAARELKEEYGYHEVNLNLGCPSGTVVAKGKGAGFLAKRKELDIFMEQVFAAADIKISVKTRIGKESAEEFYELMHIFNKYPLHELIVHPRVQTDYYNNTPNKEMFGYAVSAGKNPLCYNGDIVTKQDYQQICGEFPQINSVMIGRGVLRDPSLIDRIKGEPGADKRRIKEFHDKLYSDYKESFSGDVNLLFKMKELWFYMIRMFPEGEKYLKKIKKTSRLCDYEEITDRLFQEQQIK from the coding sequence ATGAATTTTTATTTTGCCCCTATGGAGGGAATTACCGGATATATATTTAGAAATGCCTACAACACCTTTTTTCCTTGTATAGATAAATATTTTACTCCCTTCTTATCGCCGAACCAGAATCGTGGGTTGGGCTCGAAGGAAATGAAGGATATTCTGCCAAAGAACAACGAAGGAATGTATGTGGTTCCTCAGATTCTTACAAACAATGCGGAGCATTTTATCCGGGCAGCGAGGGAACTTAAGGAAGAATACGGCTATCATGAAGTGAATTTGAATCTCGGCTGTCCATCAGGAACTGTGGTGGCTAAGGGAAAGGGTGCAGGATTTCTTGCAAAACGCAAGGAACTGGATATCTTTATGGAACAGGTATTCGCAGCCGCCGATATAAAAATTTCTGTAAAGACGAGAATCGGAAAGGAGTCGGCAGAGGAATTTTATGAGCTGATGCATATATTTAATAAATATCCGCTCCATGAGCTGATCGTTCATCCGAGGGTACAGACGGACTATTATAACAACACACCGAATAAAGAGATGTTCGGTTATGCGGTTTCGGCTGGCAAAAACCCGTTATGCTATAATGGAGATATCGTTACAAAGCAGGATTACCAGCAGATTTGCGGGGAATTCCCCCAGATAAACAGTGTGATGATCGGCAGAGGCGTGCTGAGAGATCCTTCGCTCATCGATAGAATAAAGGGTGAGCCGGGGGCGGATAAGAGACGGATTAAGGAGTTTCACGACAAGCTGTATTCGGACTATAAGGAGTCATTTTCCGGTGACGTCAATCTTCTGTTCAAGATGAAGGAATTGTGGTTTTACATGATTCGCATGTTCCCGGAAGGTGAAAAATATCTAAAAAAGATAAAGAAAACGTCGAGGCTGTGCGATTATGAGGAAATAACGGACAGACTATTTCAGGAACAGCAAATAAAATAG
- a CDS encoding S66 peptidase family protein, which translates to MLAEKLKPGDTIGIISPSHVATMEGYAEIISGIEAKGFKVKAGRNLYKDTYGYLASEAERAGDLNEMAADAEVKLIFFGGGYGSIEVLPYIDYEIIKRNPKLFLSYSDGTSILNAIHTKTGLITYYGQSPGHFRDLKEYTFEQFSSHLVRRDAFCFVSNSKWYSLKEGIGEGTLIGGYTWNFALSINTPYLQLDRSKKYILFMEDFEAFSSVAAVSSYLACIEQSGFMEYVSGVLFGNYSDTLSEQLLNRLRRLGEKYDIPVAYCDDFGHGENHAILPVGGRAVLNTEKNSMRFLD; encoded by the coding sequence ATGCTTGCGGAGAAATTGAAGCCGGGAGATACTATCGGTATTATATCGCCCAGCCATGTGGCTACGATGGAGGGTTATGCGGAAATTATTTCCGGGATAGAGGCAAAGGGGTTTAAGGTAAAGGCCGGGAGGAATCTATATAAGGATACTTATGGATATTTAGCCAGTGAGGCTGAACGCGCCGGGGACTTGAATGAAATGGCGGCAGATGCGGAGGTCAAGCTGATCTTTTTCGGCGGCGGCTACGGAAGTATTGAAGTGCTTCCCTATATAGATTATGAGATTATAAAGAGGAATCCCAAGCTGTTTTTGAGCTATAGTGACGGTACCTCCATTTTGAACGCGATTCACACCAAAACGGGTCTGATTACATATTATGGGCAATCGCCGGGACATTTCCGGGATCTGAAGGAATATACCTTCGAACAGTTTTCCTCACATTTGGTGAGAAGGGATGCTTTCTGCTTTGTGAGCAACAGTAAATGGTATTCTCTGAAGGAGGGAATTGGAGAAGGAACATTGATAGGCGGTTATACATGGAACTTCGCCCTTTCCATAAATACCCCGTATTTACAGTTAGACCGGAGCAAAAAGTATATTTTGTTTATGGAGGACTTTGAAGCTTTCAGCAGCGTTGCTGCGGTGAGCTCGTATCTGGCCTGCATTGAGCAAAGCGGTTTTATGGAGTATGTTTCCGGCGTGCTTTTCGGCAATTATTCGGATACGCTTTCCGAACAGCTTTTGAACCGCCTTAGAAGACTTGGCGAAAAATATGATATTCCGGTAGCCTATTGCGATGATTTCGGACATGGGGAGAACCATGCAATACTTCCGGTTGGAGGTCGTGCAGTTCTGAATACGGAGAAGAATTCCATGAGGTTTTTGGACTGA
- a CDS encoding transcription elongation factor GreA: MNNQLTLNDIKRMEEEIEHRKLIIRKEALEAVKEARAHGDLSENFEYYAAKREKNKNESRIRFLERMIKTAEIISDESKEDEIGVNNTVEVMFEEDGALEVYKIVTTMRGNSLEGLISTESPIGKALIGHKVGDRVCVQVNDSFSYYIVVKKIEKTVDDGTDKIRSF, translated from the coding sequence ATGAACAATCAGCTTACATTGAACGATATTAAAAGGATGGAAGAAGAAATTGAACACCGGAAATTGATAATCCGCAAGGAAGCGCTGGAGGCGGTAAAGGAAGCCAGGGCTCACGGAGACCTTAGCGAAAACTTCGAATATTATGCGGCGAAGCGGGAGAAGAATAAAAACGAGAGCCGGATTCGTTTTCTTGAGAGGATGATAAAGACTGCGGAGATTATTTCTGATGAATCGAAGGAGGATGAGATTGGCGTTAATAATACGGTAGAGGTGATGTTTGAAGAGGATGGAGCCTTGGAAGTTTATAAAATAGTGACGACTATGAGGGGGAATTCGCTGGAAGGACTTATCAGTACGGAATCGCCGATAGGGAAGGCACTTATAGGGCACAAGGTAGGAGATAGAGTGTGCGTACAGGTGAATGACAGTTTTAGTTATTATATCGTTGTGAAGAAAATAGAAAAAACGGTAGATGATGGGACGGATAAGATAAGGAGTTTTTAA
- the rbsK gene encoding ribokinase has protein sequence MKKKILIIGSLNVDMVIEMKRMPLVGETVLGTQLNYIPGGKGANQACAAGRLAGDVMMLGCVGEDEFGDIQNNSLSENGVDTGCFKRSKTQKTGTASIYVDENGSNSIVVVAGANQECDVSYLQEHDDAIKACDYVILQMEIPYEAIFYAVKRAKELGKTVILNPAPAPDSLPDEILARLDYITPNETELMKLCGRSGETLEDFIEGAGALLQKGVKNVLVTLGERGALLVNESMTEIFPTRKVVSVDTTAAGDCFNGAFVVALAEGKGQKEAVTFANAASSIAVTRNGAQTSIPSREETDEVLKSMSI, from the coding sequence ATGAAAAAGAAAATACTGATAATCGGAAGCTTGAATGTAGATATGGTGATCGAGATGAAGCGTATGCCTCTTGTAGGGGAAACGGTTCTTGGAACTCAGCTTAATTATATTCCCGGCGGAAAGGGTGCCAATCAGGCGTGTGCGGCCGGGCGGCTGGCCGGAGATGTGATGATGCTGGGCTGCGTGGGAGAAGACGAATTCGGAGATATACAAAACAATAGTCTTTCGGAAAATGGAGTGGATACCGGCTGTTTTAAGAGAAGCAAGACGCAGAAGACAGGAACGGCCAGCATATATGTAGACGAGAATGGGAGCAACAGCATTGTGGTAGTTGCAGGAGCTAATCAGGAATGTGACGTCTCTTATCTGCAGGAGCATGACGATGCGATAAAGGCTTGCGATTATGTCATTTTGCAGATGGAGATACCTTATGAGGCGATTTTCTATGCGGTAAAACGAGCGAAGGAGCTGGGAAAGACGGTTATATTGAACCCCGCACCGGCGCCGGACTCTCTTCCTGACGAAATTCTGGCGAGGCTTGACTATATTACGCCTAATGAGACGGAGCTTATGAAACTATGCGGACGGAGCGGAGAGACGTTGGAAGATTTTATTGAAGGTGCAGGCGCACTCCTGCAAAAGGGGGTAAAGAACGTGCTGGTTACCTTGGGTGAGAGAGGAGCGCTTCTTGTGAATGAGAGTATGACGGAGATATTTCCTACAAGGAAGGTGGTTTCCGTGGATACGACAGCAGCAGGCGATTGCTTCAACGGAGCTTTTGTGGTAGCGCTTGCGGAAGGGAAGGGGCAGAAGGAGGCGGTGACCTTTGCCAACGCGGCATCCTCCATCGCGGTAACGAGAAACGGAGCGCAGACCTCGATTCCCAGCAGAGAGGAAACGGATGAAGTGCTCAAAAGCATGAGCATATAA